The Bos taurus isolate L1 Dominette 01449 registration number 42190680 breed Hereford chromosome 27, ARS-UCD2.0, whole genome shotgun sequence genome includes the window GGGTAAAAGGAAATGGTGAGGAAGCCGGGCAAAGCAAGGCACACTGCAGACAAGACAGGAGACAGACTGCAGCCGGCAGCGGTGTGTCCGGGGAGATGAGGGAAGTCGGAATTAGGGGAGCTGAGCAGTGGTGGGGGCGGGAGCGGGGGAAAGGGCGTCCCGGAAGAAATCCTGAATGTGGGTCAGGGACGGGAGAGCAAGCGTGAGACCCAGGACCAAGAGAGATATGTCCAAAAAAAAGGGCGGCAGCTGGCGGGAGTCGGCCTGAGGAGCTGCGAGTGTGGTTAGCACCAGCCCGCCCTCCCGCCCTACTTTCTTCCTTCGGTCGGAGAGGCAGCGGCCAGTCACCTGGAGTGTGAGTTCCGGAGGGACTCGATCAGGCGCTGCTTCTGCTGCTGGAGGCTGGTGAGACCACCGGGGGACCCAGCTGCGGAGGAGGAGGCGCTCTTGGTCAGGGGGAAGAGCCAGCTCATCCTCCACGGGTCCCCGGGCCGAGGCCCCAGAAGGCTCTGGCCTGCTTCTCCCAGCGGCTCAGCCCGGCGGTTCTCCAGCGACAGAGGAGGAGCGGGCAGGGACGGCCCGGCCCAAGTGCTGGGCAGCCGCGTCTTCTCTAAGCCGGCCCGGCGGGGGGTCCTCGGGGCCGGGGGGGCATGCTACTGTCAGCGCAGCAGCTGAAGAGAAGGGAACTCGCAGCTCGAGGCTGGCGGTCCGCGGCCCTGACGCCCCAACCAGCCAGACAGCCCGACCGCTTTAACTCTCCACCGCTTCAGCCTCCGTCACCTGCGTGCCCCGCCCCCTCTGCGGATGGCGTCATCATCCGGCGCCCCCGCCCGGACGCGCGAGAAGCGACAGCGCAGCGCGGTGCGGCGAAGCTTCGGCTCCCCTTTCCCCCTTGCCGGGCGAGCGGTGTCTATGGGGCACCCGCCGCTGCCCCCGCCGCTACCGCCaccgccgctgccgccgctgGGTGCTGTCTCTATGgcgaggaggaagaggaggagcgCGAGCTCAGCGACACAAGTAGATCTCGCGTCTACCTCAgacttggggggggggggggggcgggttgGGGAAGTAGGAAGGGGGCGGGAACGACGAACCTGAGAGGGCGCGCGATGGCGCCAGCTGGAGCGCGGCGGGCGCAGGGACGGGCCGGGCGGCGAGTGGCGGGGGGGAAGGTACTTGGGGCTGGGGGGTCTGTCGAGGGGGTGGCGCGGGGTGATGACGCGAAGGCTTTGTACCTGGGGCTTCAGTGGTGCGGGACGGAAATTGGGAGTGGAGGGCGGTGGCCTAGACCGTCAGCTCCTCGCAGTTCTTCTCGCGGCGGGGCTTGGGATTCAATCGGGTTCCAGTCAGTGGTTATCAGCAGCCTTCGCGCTGGCTCTTTGCCAGGGAAGAGAGTTATCTGTGACTTGAATCTGTCTGTACTGTCCTCGCGTTTCGTTGGGAACCCGCTGTTCGGAGTTGGCTACCTCCAGTAACGAGAAGGCCTCTGGTGCCTCTTCAGGTCTTCTGGAAGTGTAGTAGAGAGCGAGGTGGAGGAAAGCAATGTTCAACGACAGGGCCTTtccaaattttgtgtgtgtgtgtgtgtctgtgtgtgtgtaaccgAGTGAAGTGGGTTATAAAGGGAGTAGCCCTTCGATCTTTGGTTTCTGTTCTTAGAGCACTCGAGGTTACATTTGTGACTATAGAGTTATAAGAAGAGGTCACAGCTCCCTTTTACACTTGTCTGTTGTGGTTTTTTCAAACTTGTGTGAAAAGCGAAAGAGGATCTGGAATTTCCCCGCTTCAGAACCAAAATGTTGGTCTGTACTGTTACCATGAAACCTGTGTTTGTAAGAACCAGAAACGTGATATGTGTGTTTGGTAACCAGGGAAAATGCTCGGATTTTTAGGAAATtagaaagagtttgaaatgcagagactgtcgcttcccttctttttcccATCAGCAGTTACAGACATTGAAACAGTTTCTGTGGCTATTTATTGCTcagaaagaactttttaaaagaaaaaaattatttacttttggccCCTCTCATCTGACCTAAATAAATTCTGGTAAATTTTGTAGTTAAACCAGACTTTGAATGTTCAGTTAGGAATAAAAGCAAGTACCTTTGCCCTAGTAACATCTGATCTTGTCACGTGTATCAGTATGTGACTTTTCATGTTTACCTGAAAAGGGATGTCTTTATAAAAGTTTTATTCAGAGAGTGAGTTGAATTCagagaaatttttaattaatggaaagtttttaaaaatgattagtgTGTATGCAGAAAACAGTTTTTACCTAACATTAGAACCAGGAAACCTGTGTTGTCCTTTTCCTCCTACTGACTTTAGACAAGTCACGTCCTAAACTTTGATTTTCTCATAAATCAAAGACCTCAAATAAATATCTCTTAGGTTTCTATCACCTCATTCTGTGATTCAGATTCCTGGTATAACTGATTCTTATTTTGCAGGTACATAAATAAAGGATAAAGTATTTACAGAACAAATCTTCAATCAAGTATAACATTTTGATGCTTGGCAGCTAAACTCCTTGTGCCCTCACTATGCCAGCAGCAACTGTAGATCATAGCCAAAGAATTTGTGAAGTTTGGGCTTGCAACCTGgatgaagagatgaagaaaaTTCGTCAAGTTATCCGAAAATATAATTACGTTGCTATGGTATGCCTATGAGCAAAATCTTTAAAATGCCTTTTATGAAAGAGGATTTTAAAACATCTTGAATTCAACCCTtctggttgattttttttctaggtatttaatgaaaataattttgtcaatGACCTCCCAACTGAAGACCACCAAGAACACACCAGTAATGTGACAAGTTGGGTTTCTTACTCATTGCATTGAGGGAAAATGCATTCTTAGTACCATGGGGTTATTTGCATAAGCTAGTGTTGGAAAGACCTAGGAATTGGGGTGTGTGGCAGTGGTTTTAGGGAGTGAAGAAGTGGGGCTCAAGCTGGGGTAATTCCACGATAGGATATCTTAATGAGTCTCAACTAGAATGAGAGAAGACTAGAGTGAGGCTAAAGCtgtaaagaagcaacagtcacTCATTATTTAAGATAGAAGGAGGTTTGATCATGTTTATGGTTTGgacagtgtgtgtgtttttgcATATGTTCAGTTATGATTACAGACTGGCCTTGTCTGATATTACGGTGTTTAATTGTTTATATTCAGCAGAAGACCCATTGGGACCTAGCTGTGAATGCCAGGTCTGCTCCTAGCAACACTAAGGCCTGATACTAATACCAGATGGAGCTCCTAGATGTCTTTctcaaacaaaaaaattcagaTCTCCCAATGAAGCATTGTTGAtctgtagttttttgtttgttttttaattaccaGTGGAGTTCCGTGAACACACTGTGTTGTTGTTAATCATTTCTAGTTTTGCATATACTGTTCACTCTGCCTAGCCTGTCTATTCAATTAACTAGTTTTTTTGGTTCTTGGGCACTGTCTGTTTTGACTTCTCTACTGTATTCTAGATATTAGCTTCGAGAAGAAAGAGCTTAGTATCTTAATCATCCTTTCTCCCCCCAACACTTAGCATGATACGTAGCATCCAATAAAGTGGTTGTTGAGTttgactgaatttagaaaagtttccctttctctccttcatAAGAATTGAAATTTAGGTTTTGTTCTTAGTTTCTTAATTTGAATTTTACTACTAAAAtgacatgtttattttcttagcacatttaatacaaataaataaatatgcttcTTTTGGGAGGGGCAGGTTGGTTggttaaaatatgaatatttgaaTGTACACAGATAATGTCCTATTTAATAGATGTATTTTCTTATCCATAATTAGAATGAAGTTATTTTTTCCAGTAGAAATTCATAGTGATCATTTATTTCTCAAATGAAAGCAGTGACGACTTTAGACATGTGATAGCATTCTACAGGAATGAGTGGTGGCATGCAGTCTTTAAGCGTGTGCTTTCTCTGGAGTGTAGAGAGTATTGTTTTAGGCCAAGAAAGTAGGAGGGTTTTGGTATTTATCTAAATGCTAATTCAGAAAAGCAATTAAAAAGTAtggtacaaaaaaaaataaataaataaataaaaaataaaaaaataaaaagtatggtACATTTTCTAGTCTTTTTAACCGTCTTCATTGGTTTTAATATTACAGTACTGCTAGCATAGTTTCACATACTTGTTGAAAAACAtgaatttgtaattttctttttcttccttcctcggGAATAGAGTACTTAGTTGCATTTATTATGTGTACATTATACATGGTAATTTTTACTGATATGATATTTAAAGTAAGATGAAGTCATTAAGTTTGTGGTTTTATCGTTTTAAAAAGTAATACTCTTCTAGTTAAAAGGTACATTGTAATTGAACATGAATTGTGTAGAATATCACCCCAACAATGTGTACTCAAAATTAATTATTCTAGGAATTTTTGGATTGTGGTTTCGACCGTTTAGTAAGTAATGACCCTTAAAACTATTTTACAGGACACCGAGTTTCCAGGCGTGGTTGCAAGACCCATTGGAGAATTCAGGAGCAATGCTGACTATCAGTACCAACTGTTGCGGTGTAATGTAGACTTGTTGAAGATAATTCAGCTAGGACTGACATTTATGAATGAGCAAGGAGAATACCCACCAGGAACTTCAACTTGGCAGTTTaactttaaatttaatttgaCGTAAGTAGGAAATAAATTTAAcccaaacttgtttttttttagtttaattttagaCATTGATTTCCATCAGGTACAACAAATGAAATTTGGTATTGCTACCCTGGAAATATTTAAAACCTAAAATTTCAAaactttatgtttcttctttttattatgggacaaaaaaaaaatcaggataaaGAAGACTTAAATTCAGATACTTTGAGTTTTAGAGCtgttattttaaaagcataactGCCACTAttttgaaatttggaaaactgggttttgaaaatattttttgatagaAAAAAGATAACTTTACAACATTAATTTTGCTTTCAAACTTTGTGTgcaatttgaaatatatatgtcTTTGTTGTAAAAGTTATCCTTCTCATGAAGAGATTCTTATTATGGTCATAGTCCATTGTGTGAATAGAAGGCTCATCAGAGGTGATAATAAGATCATTCCTAGAAACTTGGGTgcattttcctttcaaatcagTTATTGGGTCAGCCCAGCCCACAGAACCACTTACAGGTTACATATGGGAGAAGTATTAGTATCCTTGAGCCTGGTGTTTCTTTTAGGAAACAATTTGGAATCTGAATTCTAACTCAAGTCCTGGGTCACAACCCAGTTTCTTTACTTACAGTACTTCTGTATAATTGCTAAGAGTAGTCTTGATAGCTTAGGGAAGTTTCCAGTGTTTTGGGGTGAGGACAGATTGTTTACAAACTGTTAGATGGGGAAATGCTGAATACATTTTGAGTATGTTACTATACTGCAGTATCCTTCTGTTTGACAGTCTCTGCTTGTTTCATATGATCTTATATCCAATTTGCAAAATAGTAAATGAAGCTGTAGGACAATtaatggtggtagtggtggtggtggtcagtcccttcagtcttgttcaactcattgtgaccccacggactgtagcccaccaggctcctctatctgtgagagtctctaggcaagaatactggagtgggtagccatttgcttctccaggggtgtcttcctgatccagggatcaaacccaggtttcctacatttcaagtgaattctttatcatctgagccactagagaagccccagTTGATGGTAGTGCCGTTTAAGGACCTCTGTTCTCTGTAGTGTGATCCTTAGCATATATAAGATCTAAAGACAAGCAGGGCTGATGAGCTTAGAGGATAGTGTTGTCAATGGTGTAATAGTATGGCTTCTAATTGCATTATGTTTAGCCTGACTCTGTTTTCACTCTTTTGGATTTAATAATATACTCTCCACAACTTTGTCAAGGGTGAAAGGTACTTATCTCTATTTAAACTGATAATAACCTTGTATAAGTCCTTTAATTCTGAAAATTCCCTTTTATCTTTTTCCCGAAAGGTAACCCTTTTTAAAATCGGTTCTCTACCATTTCATTTGCTCTGTGTTACTTTTTTCCCAAGCTGATCATCAGAACATTGTTCTGTACTAAGGTAGTGCTATGATCTCAGTATGTGAGTAGGAGGTGACCTATCAGGGTCTCAGTTTTggtaaaatagacatttttcctttCTAGAAACATCTTTGTTCTTATAACAACTGCTTTGTTACTGCGTTTTTTGAAAGACATTTTTCTTCTCGTACATTTTTTCTCATACAGAAAAACTCATGCTGTAGTTGATTGCTGCCATTCATCCTAATGTTAATATCTTGAGAGACCTTTAAGGATGTagtgaaaaatattatttaaatagaaaGGGTCAGTTGTAAAACCAGTTctacctaatgtgaagaaagAACACCATGAATCTTGGATATTTTGAAGAAAGatgaaaattgacttttattGAGTTCCTAGAATGAATGTGTCAGCAGTGGTGCTAGGTCCCAGGGACATAATGTTGAGGAAAGTTGGTCATGGTCATTATAACTCTTCTGCCTGCTTTCTATTGCTGAAATCCAAGAATTAGAACTGTTAGGTACTGATCAGTGTTTGGGAATTTGCTCTAAAGTGAATTTAGACTTGATACATACATGAAAATTAAAGTAGAATATGATATTTGATCATAAAACACCAGAGTACTCATCCAGGTCTctctcctggagatggtgatccAGTATGTCCAGGTGTGGCACTTGTGAATCCATATTGTTGACAAGTTAATGTGAGTGATTATTATCATTGGGCATTTGGGAAATACTGATTTAAATAGTGCAGTACTCCCTGGTAATATACcattgaacaaaacagacaaaaatcattGCCCTCTTCAAGCTTAAATTATGATTAAGAGAGAGATCATAAAAGTAAAGTGAGCATATGGCCCAGAAAATGTGAGCCTGGAGAAGGAGTCTCTTATGCCTTTGGTTGGTTATAGTTGCTAGAGAATGTCTCTTAGTGAGCATCTGGGCATGATGAGTGAGATTCTACTTGTTTAAAGTACATGTTTTTGTATAACAAGGACAGTAATATCTGTTGTGTAATTGAAAAAACTTGAATTGGGTTTATTCAGATATCCTTTCGAAAGAGTTTTTTGGCATAATTTTCCAGGGAATTTTGACTTAAGATTAATTGTTGcaattcctatttttaaatacttcattTGCTAGTTTTATTACTTTTCAAAGGCAATATTCCTTTTGCCTTAGTTTTATTAAAACTTTTATAGAACTTTCTTTTGCTAAGTGGTAGAAATCAGTATTCTCACAATTTTCAAAGTAAATAGAAACATCCAGGGGCACTGCATGAAATACTTTCCATTCTTGGAAACATACCTTCATTTTGATCACTTTTTTGATTTAATATAGTATTTTGGATACCTGCGTGCTTGTGCTTATAGATATTAAAGAtggttttctttttggcttaagTAAAATCTTGAAAGATTGGCTTATGTTTAGATTTCCTGTCTTGATTTTGAAAAGTAATCTTCTAGGAGTAAAGCTGTTAGAAGGAGAAAGTAATGCTGCTCTAGCAGAGTCGTTCATTTTAAACAGCTTCCTGCTGATTGGAACTGTTTGAGAGGCTCATTGGTAGTGAGAGGAAGCAACTCCTCCTTCTTTAAGAGAGTGTGGTTTAACGCAGGCACAGCAGGAGTTTTCCCTTcaatctctttcccttctctctgctgAGAGCCTGGGAGACAGACACAGGCTTCACCCCTGTGGCTGCGGCTCTGTTTGGCAGCATTAAAATGGCTGCTGAGACTGAAAGTCCGGATAAGAACATGTCTGTTACTCTGTGGTGGTAGCTACGGTGAGTAGAGGAccctgtgttttttgttttgaacCCAGTTAAATTTACTTAATTTGTGAAAGGCTAATGAGATGGATAGTAAAGATTAAAGTCTCACCATTGGACTGTTTCACATGATAATTTGCTGTATGAACATTCTTCTAAAATTAGGTTGACCTTTGTATTTCAGTCACATTTACCttccatatatatgaaatgtTGGAACAAATGGACTCAGGCCCATTCTCTCTCGATATTTCTGGCACTGTAGTTGTAGATGTCAGTGGGAGAAACAGTTTGAAATACGGCACTTTTGAatgttgtctttctttttctcctgccagggAGGACATGTATGCCCAAGACTCTATAGAGCTGCTCACAACATCTGGTATCCAGTTTAAAAAACATGAGGAGGAAGGAATTGAGACCCAGTACTTTGCAGAACTTCTTATGACATCAGGAGTAGTCCTCTGTGAAGGGGTCAAATGGTTATCATTTCATAGGTAAAAGATTACATTGCAAATGGTATTTGTGTTACACCATTTTCTAGCTGCATCACACTTGACTTGGGTCATGGTGTCAGCATTTCGGGCTTAGTTCAGCAGAGAATTGGCTGCCATATAGCTCAGCAGGCTAATATTGGTCTCCTTAAAGGTTCATTTAATGATGTGGGGTCCATTTCAGTCTAAGGGAGATAGCACTGCATAGTGGAAAGAGTGTAGGCTGAAAAAACAGACCTTGGTTTAAGTCCAGCAGTGCCATTTGGCATCTGTGTTATTAcataggtttatttatttaataaatagagTTAACATTGCTAAGCCTTAGAATGAAAAATTTATTCATCAAAAAAAGTTATTATCTACCGTAAGTCAAGCAGTTTGATAAGATTCTAGGAATTAAGTTACAAAATAGGCTACAATCTCTGATTTTATTGTTTATATCTTGATATTCCTTACGGTTTCCAATGTTAAAGCTTTTTTTACCCTCTTTTTAAagtaagaagtaaaactctaaaCACTGAATAGAAATTTTATATGTACTCTCACTTTAAAAGGTATGTTAAATAGCCTTTCTCATCAAATATTTAAGTCCCAACTATGTgtcataagggaaaaaaaaattcaagatgtGACACCTGCCCTTTAAAGAAGTGGAGAAAACAGTGCATGTGCTTTAAATGGTGGTGCAGAAAACAACTTGTCTGTGAAATCTGTGGGAGCGGGGCTCTTGGGGGAAGGCATCATGTGCGAGGTCTTAAGGAAAGATTGATAGGGAAGAGAAGGGGTGTGACTGTGGGATGGAGTGCAGGGAGGGATAAAGCTGTGAAAAAGCCAGACAGTAGGGACAGGATCTTGATTTGAGAATGTGGGAACTGGCTGTTTGTTCTCTAGATAGTAGTTCTCAGCTTCACTAGCTTCACTTCTCTCATGTACAACATTCCCACTAGTATCTCTGAGGGATTGAGACAGGAACAAAATTTTGAGGGAAGAGagtatttctttataaaattacTAAAGTGAAAATACTTTGGTAGGGAATTTACTGTTTGGGTTTTTGAAATGTATGATTGTATTATATAAATGATGGGAAGATAGGCATTATTTTTGTCTTCTGATTGCCAGTTTTTTGCTATCTTTGACATTTTTGCCAAGTCtcctttcatctttattttttgagaCATCTGCTGTGGACAGTTTGATTTTAGAGAGTTCTCTATTGAAGGATCTGCTAAATAGTAGTTCAGTGACTACAGCCCTAGGATAGTTGTAGAGATTTGTATATTAATATTCCTGATTGATGATACTTATCACTGTCTGTGAATGATGGCATTTCCTCATTATAActgtaaatgtatttattttctctcttcttttgtgcatttttttctggttcatttcttttttcctctcccgTTTACGGTGTGACTCACTTAAAAGTtgtattgaaaaaaaatgtttttttcacaGTGGTTTTTATGGTCCCTCTTCTGTATTCTTTAACCCTTTCATAGTGGTTATGACTTTGGCTACTTAATCAAAATCCTGACCAACTCTAACTTGCCTGAAGAAGAACTTGACTTCTTTGAGATCCTTCGATTGTTTTTTCCTGTCATTTATGATGTGAAGTACCTCATGAAGAGCTGCAAAAATCTCAAAGTAAGTCTTTAAATGGTTTTATTTGTAATCAACACGCTATTCAGAGTGGGTAACTGACTTAAAAGATGCTAGGTTAGATGTTGATTTAAaccttatttttaagttttatattaaaTGCACATTATCTGATTATACATTGTCATCTGATTCCTTTTTTGCATAAAAATAGTTTATAAGAAATCCTTATTCAAAGCTTCATTATATATTTGCAGAATAAGCTTTAGCAAGATTCAAACCAAAGATCATATTCTTATCATTCTTTTGCCACGTTGAATATGAACTAGCACAGAATCTGAGTCTGACACAGAAATGCAAGTTCTCCCTGTCTCCCAACACATAATCAACACATGTAGGAGGAAGTCTCGGGACCATCAGTGTACAGCTAGAGTCAGTCATGTAGCAAAAAGAGTTTCCCCTTCAGCTTATCTTGGAGGTTATATTCTCAGGTCTAGTCATGGGGTCATGTTCCtataaagggattttttttctttttttttccctcctcactACCAACCCATGGACATCATCTTGTTAGTAGTAAGTGCTGGTAATTGGGTAGATCCTATCTAAACAGCAGCTTACATTCTGATGCTTATTACCATGTGTGTAATGATTTGTTACTTCTAAGCATTAATTCTTTCAAAAAGAAAGTGTCTTTATCAGGAAAAGTGCTCTTAATTTTAGAGTGAATTCACTGCTAGGGGTACAGACTCCTAAAGAACatagtggtttttgtttttacaatgtGTTAGTGCTTAAGGTgtaactcaagaaaaacatttacataAAGTTGTTGCTTCATAGAACCTACATCAAGGCTGATCAAGTTTTCTCCTCCTTGGCTTTTTAGAAGTGCAAGGAGTCATACTTTTAGGAGATGGTGAAACCTTAAAGAGTTTTATGTAGGAAGAAATAATTTAGGAATTGACTTAAGGAAGCTTTGCTTTTGACAGATGAACTGAAAATCCTGAGAAGAAGTCTTTGGGCTGAAGTTCCCTTACCTCATTACAGGATATAGCATACAATCTGGGAAGTTTTTAAGAAATACTACTTCATGTTTGTAGCACCAAAGAAAAGCAGAGTTCTGTGCAATTTGAATAGACTTCTACTGTGACTCAGGTGAACTTACAGTAGGCTGTCCTCATGTCTCTAGACAGGATATCCCCTGAAAGTATTGCATGCTGAGAATCAAGGCCTAAATATTTTTATCTGGCTGtggaaatattctttttaaatttgacaTGTCTGAATAGTGACAGTTTCAGCGAACAGAGCACCAAATTATTATTCATTATGTGTATGCTGTTGAAAATTTTCTGAGCATATTAGACATTCTGAATATGCCCTGAGTAACTGGAAGTGTTAAAATTTAGGTTGATGACAAAGGTACTTTCTGACGTATAGTCAACCATACTGAATGACTACTCTGTTGCTCTCCTGAGCAGCTGCTAATGATACCTAATccttgtgctgtttttagccctgaaGCAACTGCTGTGCAAAGCACTGTTTCAAGCTGTGATGTAGAAAAGGACTAGTTTGCTGGTAGAGGCCTTAGCAGTTTAGAGAGAAATTTCTTTGTGTGAGTTTTGTCGTTGGTCCTgatgtttgtttctttgctttctcttctcccaTTTTCCCCTCTTTattctccttccctctttccttctctattctttcccttcctttctttcaatCTCATTATCTTTCCTTTCTAATCCTAGCAGTATTTACACAGGTGGGTGTTTAGCAGACCCTTCTAAAGGGTTATATTCTTATAacatactctttttctttttatctaacAAAAACTGTAGTCAAAGATTGATTAGTCATAACAGCTTTGTTTTGTGCACATTATTTAAATGAGCTGTTTAGAGATATTTAGATGAAACTTTTTATATGAAGCTTAAGAAAATTTATAAAGTACCTGCCTACAGTCCATTTTATAAGAATTgatggatggagagatggcctgTGAGTGTACTCAGTAAACATTAGCCTGTGTTACCTTGTATATGATCTGGTGCCCCCATATCTTGAGGGAAATTACTTGCCATCACATCCCTTAAAGGGTATGATGAAGATAAATTTCCCCAATTAAGATCTCATTTTCTATTGAATTATAAACATCTCCCACATTCAACAAATGCATCAGTGATTCACATTCTCTTATTTTCTGCTGATCTTCATAAGGTCCATCTTTATTGAAACTCATTGCTGTTTTGATCATTGTCTATGTTATGTAATTTTTGAATCCAGATGTtgcaatgtttttcttttgacaagcaatttttctttcttgtaggGTGGTTTACAGGAAGTTGCTGAACAGTTAGAGCTGGAACGGATAGGACCGCAGCATCAGGCAGGATCTGACTCACTGCTCACAGGAATGGCCTTTTTCAAAATGAGAGAAGTATGAAGACATCAGTGCCTTTTTCTCAGTTGGTTGTTAGGTTGAGAACATTAAAATATAATGGCAAAAGTTTCAGGGGCAATAAGTACATACTAAGTGAAGATATAATTACAGTTGCCATATAAGTCATATCCACCACACTTGAATGAAAGTAATCAAAAATGAGTCATCTTGAAATGCAgttcagaaggaaaagaagaaaataagttcTTAGTAGAATACGAAACTTAAACTACCTTAGAAATTATGTAGGTCCAACCATGTTATTTCTTAGATGAGGAAGCCGAGGCTAGAGGCCAGTAGCGTTTATCCAAGGTTATATACATTAATAGGGGAACTCCAGAGTACTTCCTGTTAATCACATTAGCATTGCTTCTGTCAAGtcaagggaagtcgctcagtcgtgtccgactctttgcgaccccatggactgtagcccaccaggctcctccacccatgggattctccaggcaagaatactggagtgggttgccatttccttctcaaggaatCCATATAATTAAGTTTTCCCTGGCACTGTCTTTTCTTAGGTATTAAACTGTTGCCGTACTTCAGTACTTTGAGGATTTACAGAGTAGGACTCAGGCTGTTTAGTAGATTCTTATAAAAAGGTTTTGAATTCTAAAGAGGTTAAATAAATCTGAAATAGTAGGTAAGTCAAAAATCATGTTGGGCAGACATTCCTTAAGAGGCAAAAGGCAGAGAGAAGTTCTTCAAGTATAAAGAAGTCAGTTACAGAAAAGTGAAATTTAATGAATCCAAGTCTACTCTTAGGTTAAGTGATGGGCATAGGTGTACTTAAtagataaatggaaagaaaagaaagccagttATGTGAAAAGAAAACAGTGGACATTTTTGCTTACAAAAACGTTTTCCTTTTTGCAAAATACTGTAGAATTCATTAGAGGATATCCTCTTAGACATTAAAGAAATGACTGAGGATAATTCTGGGAATTTAGAACTTTTAgtagaaatatattaataatacgTGTAATAGGAAGCATATAGCTATTTTGCCAAGTGGTATTGATTCAGAAGTGATGTGGACTGTGTTCCTGACGAGTAAATATTTTGTACGTCTTCATAGTGCTCCATTAGAGAATTACAAGA containing:
- the CNOT7 gene encoding CCR4-NOT transcription complex subunit 7 isoform X1, whose product is MPAATVDHSQRICEVWACNLDEEMKKIRQVIRKYNYVAMDTEFPGVVARPIGEFRSNADYQYQLLRCNVDLLKIIQLGLTFMNEQGEYPPGTSTWQFNFKFNLTEDMYAQDSIELLTTSGIQFKKHEEEGIETQYFAELLMTSGVVLCEGVKWLSFHSGYDFGYLIKILTNSNLPEEELDFFEILRLFFPVIYDVKYLMKSCKNLKGGLQEVAEQLELERIGPQHQAGSDSLLTGMAFFKMREMFFEDHIDDAKYCGHLYGLGSGSSYVQNGTGNAYEEEASKQS